A window of Blattabacterium cuenoti contains these coding sequences:
- a CDS encoding NAD(P)/FAD-dependent oxidoreductase yields MFKNKINNCVIIGSGPAGYSASIYAARADLNPIMFMGSMPGGQLTTTHYIDNYLGYPQGINGSQFMEFCKEQAKKFKVILIPKNVIQVELSDKKGGIHYIYYSKKEYIRSIGLIIATGSNPKLLGIDIKKEKELLGLGISFCATCDGFFHKGKDVAVVGGGDTALEEAIFLSKICNNVYLLVRKNYFKASKILQTIIFQKKNIKIFFCSHIVKFIGKQFLEGIKVFDSKNEKSYTILISGLFIAIGHVPNTKIFKNQIIMDNLGYISVQNGNTSTNKPGVFAAGDVQDPIYRQAIISAGTGCMAALDLDKYLNNIL; encoded by the coding sequence ATGTTTAAAAATAAAATCAACAATTGCGTAATTATTGGATCTGGACCAGCTGGATATTCTGCATCTATATATGCAGCACGTGCTGATCTTAATCCAATTATGTTTATGGGATCGATGCCAGGAGGACAATTAACGACTACACATTATATTGATAATTATTTAGGATATCCGCAAGGTATTAATGGTTCTCAATTTATGGAATTTTGCAAAGAACAAGCCAAAAAATTTAAGGTTATTTTAATTCCTAAAAATGTTATTCAAGTAGAATTATCTGATAAAAAAGGAGGTATACATTATATTTATTATAGTAAAAAAGAATATATACGAAGTATAGGGTTAATTATTGCAACTGGTTCTAATCCTAAATTGTTAGGTATAGATATAAAAAAAGAAAAAGAATTATTAGGATTAGGAATTTCTTTTTGTGCTACATGTGATGGATTTTTTCATAAAGGAAAAGATGTTGCTGTTGTAGGTGGTGGAGATACTGCTTTAGAAGAAGCTATTTTTTTATCTAAAATTTGTAATAATGTTTATCTTTTAGTAAGAAAAAATTATTTTAAAGCATCTAAAATATTGCAAACAATAATTTTTCAAAAAAAAAATATAAAAATTTTTTTTTGTTCTCATATTGTAAAGTTTATAGGTAAACAGTTTTTAGAAGGAATTAAAGTCTTTGATTCAAAAAATGAGAAAAGTTATACGATTTTAATTAGTGGATTATTTATTGCTATTGGACATGTTCCAAATACAAAAATATTTAAAAATCAAATTATCATGGATAATTTAGGTTATATTTCCGTTCAAAATGGGAATACATCTACTAATAAACCAGGAGTATTTGCAGCAGGAGATGTACAAGATCCTATATATCGTCAGGCTATTATTTCAGCTGGAACTGGATGTATGGCCGCATTAGATTTAGACAAATATTTGAATAATATTTTATAA
- a CDS encoding type I restriction enzyme HsdR N-terminal domain-containing protein, with translation MSDFNCFITNYLYLTYVNKKTYIFCNIRKKFYAFTGEELVRQYIIFLLKQKHYKTSDISIEYPFQINNVNNRLDLLVYKQQKPYLLIECKSPNISITQKTLDQISKYNLKIKAPYLMISNGIKHLILKINKYHKKYLFMDDIPL, from the coding sequence ATGTCAGATTTTAATTGTTTTATTACAAATTATTTATATTTAACTTATGTTAATAAAAAAACTTATATCTTCTGCAATATTAGAAAAAAATTTTATGCATTTACTGGAGAAGAATTAGTGCGACAATATATAATATTTTTATTAAAACAAAAACATTATAAAACATCTGATATATCTATAGAATATCCTTTTCAAATTAATAATGTAAATAATAGATTGGATCTTTTAGTTTATAAACAACAAAAACCATATTTATTGATTGAATGTAAATCTCCAAATATTTCAATTACACAAAAAACATTAGATCAAATTTCTAAATATAATCTAAAAATAAAAGCACCATATTTAATGATTAGTAATGGAATTAAACATTTAATCTTGAAAATCAATAAATATCATAAAAAATATTTATTTATGGATGATATTCCATTATAA
- the gap gene encoding type I glyceraldehyde-3-phosphate dehydrogenase: protein MSVIKIGINGLGRIGKMVLSSIIEKENFHIVSVNDLAPIDYLAYMLKYDSIHGKFKGEINIEGNDLIVNGNKITVTNETNPYNLKWNKLDVEYVVESTGLFLTKELASLHLKSGVKKVILSAPPKDKDIPMYVMGVNHQTFKIHQPSIVSNASCTTNCLAPIVKVLNDNFGVIKGLMTTIHASTATQKVVDSVSSKDWRSGRSSLNNIIPSSTGAADAVGKIIPSLNGKLTGMAFRVPILDASVLDLTVCLKSYTNYNEIKSSMKIASETSLKGILGYTDELVVSTDFIGDIRTSIFDASSSMMLNSTFVKIISWYDNEVGYAYKIVDLIEYIHNCY, encoded by the coding sequence ATGTCTGTGATTAAAATAGGAATCAATGGTCTTGGAAGAATAGGAAAAATGGTGTTAAGTTCTATTATAGAAAAAGAAAATTTTCATATTGTTTCCGTTAATGATTTAGCGCCAATTGATTATTTAGCTTATATGTTAAAATATGATTCAATTCATGGAAAATTTAAAGGTGAAATTAATATAGAAGGTAATGATTTAATTGTAAATGGCAACAAAATAACAGTTACTAATGAAACAAATCCATATAATTTAAAATGGAATAAATTGGATGTTGAATATGTTGTAGAATCTACAGGATTATTTTTAACTAAAGAATTAGCTAGTCTTCATTTAAAATCTGGAGTAAAAAAAGTAATATTATCTGCCCCACCAAAAGATAAGGATATTCCTATGTATGTAATGGGTGTGAATCATCAAACATTCAAAATTCATCAGCCTTCTATAGTTTCTAATGCATCTTGTACTACTAATTGTTTAGCTCCTATTGTGAAAGTGTTAAATGATAATTTTGGAGTTATAAAAGGATTAATGACTACAATACATGCATCTACTGCAACACAAAAAGTAGTTGATTCTGTTTCTTCTAAAGATTGGAGATCTGGTAGATCATCATTAAATAATATTATTCCTTCATCTACTGGTGCGGCAGATGCAGTTGGAAAAATCATTCCAAGTCTCAATGGTAAATTAACTGGAATGGCTTTTAGAGTTCCAATATTAGATGCTTCTGTTTTAGATTTAACTGTTTGTTTAAAATCTTATACAAATTATAATGAAATTAAATCTAGTATGAAAATTGCATCTGAAACATCATTAAAAGGAATATTAGGATATACTGACGAATTAGTCGTTTCTACAGATTTTATAGGAGATATTAGAACTTCTATTTTTGATGCAAGTTCAAGTATGATGTTAAATTCTACTTTTGTGAAAATAATATCATGGTATGATAATGAAGTAGGTTATGCATATAAAATAGTAGATCTGATAGAGTATATTCATAATTGTTATTAA
- the lepA gene encoding translation elongation factor 4 produces the protein MRYIRNFCIIAHIDHGKSTLADRLLEFTNTIIPSNNNKNQLLDDMELERERGITIKSHAVHMNYSYKNNMYTLNLIDTPGHVDFSYEVSRSIATCEGALLVVDCTQSVQAQTISNLYLALKKKLIIIPIINKVDLLDNNDPRYDNTICEMMELLGCKSHKEIISVSAKQGIGIKQVLENIITQIPHPKGNLHYPLQAMIFDSVYNPFKGIIAYFKVMNGVIKKGQKLRFMSTGKIYYAHEIGKLKLKKIAQNEIITGDVGYVVSGIKNADEVKVGDTITNDKDPALTSIDDFEEVKPMVFASIYPSDSNDYEELLSSMEKLKLNDASLIFNTVSSSALGYGFHCGFLGILHMEIIKERLKREYGLNVIITVPNVSYRVFKKNINGFMIINNPSEFPDMEKLIKIEEPYVLVNIISKENFIGSIISLCMEKRGNMIGSHKYLSFGKRVNFSFEMPLSEIMFGFYNKLKTISRGYASFDYNFLTYKSSDLKKLTIFINHQQIDPLSILVHKNYMLIRAKEICHELSLLIPKHQFSIPIQVSISGKIVARETVKALRKDVTAKCYGGDISRKRKLLEKQKKGKKKMRQIGKVNIPNSTFINFLKVKN, from the coding sequence ATTCGTTATATTCGTAATTTTTGTATTATAGCACATATAGATCATGGTAAAAGTACTTTAGCTGATAGATTATTAGAATTCACAAATACTATTATACCTTCTAATAACAACAAAAATCAGTTATTAGATGATATGGAATTAGAAAGAGAAAGAGGAATTACTATTAAAAGTCATGCAGTTCATATGAACTATAGTTATAAAAATAATATGTATACTCTAAATTTAATAGATACGCCTGGTCATGTAGATTTTTCTTATGAAGTTTCTCGTTCTATTGCTACTTGTGAAGGTGCTTTATTGGTAGTCGATTGTACACAAAGTGTTCAAGCACAAACTATATCTAATTTGTATTTAGCATTGAAAAAAAAACTTATTATTATTCCAATTATTAATAAAGTGGATTTATTAGATAATAATGACCCTAGATATGATAATACTATTTGTGAAATGATGGAATTATTAGGATGTAAATCTCATAAAGAGATTATATCTGTTAGTGCTAAACAAGGTATAGGTATTAAACAGGTATTAGAAAACATTATTACACAAATACCACATCCTAAAGGAAATTTACATTATCCTCTTCAAGCTATGATTTTTGATTCTGTTTATAATCCTTTTAAAGGAATTATTGCTTATTTTAAAGTAATGAATGGAGTGATAAAAAAAGGACAAAAACTTAGATTTATGTCCACTGGGAAAATTTATTATGCACATGAAATAGGTAAATTAAAATTAAAAAAAATAGCTCAAAATGAGATAATAACTGGTGATGTTGGTTATGTTGTGTCTGGAATAAAAAATGCGGATGAAGTGAAAGTTGGAGATACCATTACAAATGATAAAGATCCTGCATTAACATCTATAGATGATTTTGAAGAAGTAAAACCAATGGTATTTGCTAGTATTTATCCTTCTGATTCTAATGATTATGAGGAATTACTTTCATCAATGGAAAAATTAAAGTTAAATGATGCTTCTTTAATTTTTAATACCGTATCTTCTTCTGCATTAGGCTATGGATTTCATTGTGGATTTTTAGGAATACTGCACATGGAAATTATAAAAGAACGTTTAAAAAGAGAGTATGGATTGAATGTTATTATTACGGTTCCTAATGTGTCTTATAGAGTTTTTAAAAAAAATATTAATGGTTTTATGATCATCAATAATCCTTCAGAATTTCCTGATATGGAGAAACTGATTAAAATAGAGGAACCTTATGTTTTAGTTAATATTATAAGTAAAGAAAATTTTATAGGATCTATTATTTCTTTATGTATGGAAAAACGTGGTAATATGATTGGATCACATAAATATTTATCTTTTGGAAAAAGAGTTAATTTTTCGTTTGAAATGCCACTATCTGAAATTATGTTCGGTTTTTATAATAAATTAAAAACTATTTCTAGAGGATATGCATCATTTGATTATAATTTTTTAACTTATAAAAGTTCTGATTTAAAAAAACTGACTATATTTATTAATCATCAACAAATTGATCCTTTATCTATTCTTGTTCATAAAAATTATATGTTAATACGAGCAAAAGAAATTTGTCATGAATTATCTTTACTTATTCCAAAACATCAGTTTAGTATACCGATTCAAGTATCTATTTCTGGTAAAATTGTTGCAAGGGAGACAGTCAAAGCTTTAAGAAAGGATGTAACTGCTAAATGTTATGGAGGTGATATATCTAGAAAAAGAAAATTATTAGAAAAACAAAAAAAAGGAAAGAAAAAAATGCGTCAAATAGGTAAAGTAAATATTCCTAATTCTACGTTTATCAATTTTTTAAAAGTAAAAAATTAA
- the sucD gene encoding succinate--CoA ligase subunit alpha: MSILVNENSRVIVQGLTGKEGLFHTQQMLNYGTLIVGGVTPGKGGQISLGLPIFNTMEKAVKHTNGNVSIIFVPSAFASDAIMEAISVKMKIIVCITEGIPIYDMIRVKSFLKGKNSYLIGPNCPGIVSSDKSKIGIMPNIVFRKKGNIGIVSRSGTLTYEAADQILKIGYGISTAVGIGGDSIIGINIKDVINLFLHDIETECIVLIGEIGGQLEIDAAKWFKNLPTINKKPIIGFIAGQTAPKGITMGHAGAIIGKEIETAQSKMKILETCGIHMVKSLYEIGIRVHEIMCDKIRSNKINNIL, translated from the coding sequence ATGAGTATTTTAGTTAATGAAAATTCTCGTGTAATTGTTCAGGGATTAACTGGTAAAGAAGGTTTATTTCATACTCAACAAATGTTGAATTATGGAACATTAATAGTTGGTGGAGTAACTCCAGGTAAAGGTGGTCAAATATCTTTAGGACTTCCGATTTTTAATACTATGGAAAAAGCTGTAAAGCATACCAATGGTAATGTAAGTATTATTTTTGTTCCATCTGCATTTGCTTCAGACGCTATTATGGAAGCTATTAGTGTTAAAATGAAAATTATTGTTTGTATTACAGAAGGAATTCCAATATATGATATGATTAGAGTAAAATCTTTTTTAAAAGGTAAGAACAGCTATTTAATTGGACCCAATTGTCCTGGAATAGTTTCGTCAGATAAATCAAAAATTGGAATTATGCCAAATATTGTTTTTAGAAAAAAAGGTAATATAGGAATTGTCTCTAGATCAGGAACATTAACTTATGAAGCAGCAGATCAAATATTAAAAATTGGTTATGGAATTTCCACAGCAGTTGGAATAGGTGGTGATTCTATTATTGGAATAAATATTAAGGATGTAATTAATTTATTTTTGCATGATATAGAAACTGAATGTATTGTTTTAATTGGAGAAATTGGAGGACAATTAGAGATAGATGCAGCAAAATGGTTTAAAAATTTACCAACTATAAATAAAAAACCTATAATTGGTTTTATAGCTGGTCAAACTGCGCCTAAAGGTATTACTATGGGTCATGCAGGCGCTATTATAGGAAAAGAAATTGAAACAGCACAATCAAAAATGAAAATATTAGAAACATGTGGTATACATATGGTAAAATCACTGTATGAAATTGGTATTAGAGTACATGAAATTATGTGCGATAAGATAAGAAGTAATAAAATCAATAATATATTATGA
- a CDS encoding elongation factor P, whose product MLKKKLYVHIKKGLYIKYNNEIYKVIDFMHVKPGKGDAFMRTKLRHVINQNILEQNFPSKHKIPEVEVKSKIYIFLYKIKQLFYFMNIENYQTIQIDNIFMKNIEFIKEGMNFYIYFQIENNIKRILCIKMPSTVILQIKDTISVKKGDIIQKSSKIAILETLNTLLVPVFINAGEFIKINTYKKSYIERIKTKKIK is encoded by the coding sequence ATGTTAAAAAAAAAACTTTATGTACATATTAAAAAAGGATTATATATAAAATATAATAATGAAATTTATAAAGTAATTGATTTTATGCATGTCAAACCTGGAAAAGGAGATGCATTTATGAGGACTAAATTAAGACATGTTATTAATCAAAATATATTAGAACAGAATTTTCCTTCAAAACATAAAATACCAGAAGTTGAAGTAAAATCAAAAATTTATATATTTTTATATAAAATAAAACAATTATTTTATTTCATGAATATTGAAAATTATCAAACAATTCAAATTGATAATATATTTATGAAAAATATTGAATTTATCAAAGAAGGAATGAATTTTTATATTTATTTTCAAATTGAAAATAATATAAAAAGAATTTTATGTATTAAAATGCCATCTACTGTTATTTTGCAAATTAAAGATACCATTTCTGTAAAAAAAGGAGATATTATTCAAAAATCTAGTAAAATAGCTATTTTAGAAACTCTAAATACATTATTAGTGCCTGTATTTATAAATGCTGGAGAATTTATTAAAATTAATACATATAAAAAATCTTATATAGAAAGAATAAAAACAAAAAAAATAAAATAA